In Amaranthus tricolor cultivar Red isolate AtriRed21 chromosome 5, ASM2621246v1, whole genome shotgun sequence, a genomic segment contains:
- the LOC130813375 gene encoding uncharacterized protein LOC130813375 — translation MQETELVSIPKSLDLSCREYSATLEDLLQAIYPNIPTQSIHPSFFAKRAILTPQNEDVDLINSRLIDKFFGDVCINKSFDSLFCCVTLIHQAAYVMELDLFAKKFMPNVIQCEISIGFSKGECVMLPRINLRPSESSGYPFQFQRLQFPIKLCFAMTINKSQGQTLLDIGVYIRQPCFSHGQLYVALSRARKANNIKVLDESSIEQKATSPCVANVVSHALLK, via the exons ATGCAAGAAACTGAGTTAGTTAGTATTCCAAAGAGCTTGGATTTGAGTTGTAGAGAATATTCTGCAACCCTTGAGGATCTATTGCAGGCAATATATCCCAATATTCCGACTCAGTCTATCCATCCATCATTTTTTGCTAAACGCGCTATATTGACACCACAAAATGAAGATGTTGATTTGATCAATTCAAGGCTAATTGATAAGTTCTTTGGAGATGTCTGTATTAACAAAAGCTTTGATTCA TTATTTTGTTGCGTAACCTTGATCCATCAAGCGGCTTATGTTATGGAACTAGActtatttgcaaaaaaattcATGCCAAACGTTATACAATGTGAGATTTCTATAGGATTTTCAAAGGGTGAGTGTGTCATGTTGCCGCGCATTAATCTCAGGCCCTCAGAATCATCTGGTTATCCATTCCAATTTCAGAGATTGCAATTTCCAATCAAGTTGTGCTTTGCAATGACTATTAATAAATCACAAGGTCAAACTCTACTTGACATTGGAGTGTACATTCGACAACCATGTTTTTCTCATGGGCAATTGTACGTTGCACTTTCTCGGGCCAGGAAAGCCAACAACATAAAGGTGTTAGATGAAAGTTCAATAGAACAGAAGGCAACATCACCATGTGTTGCAAATGTGGTTTCGCATGCTCTTTTGAAGTAA
- the LOC130813376 gene encoding uncharacterized protein LOC130813376, which yields MHGPCGVLDPQCSCMIMQNGKPQCKHHYPKELSAFTTHADDGYPIYRRRNTGETICVRKVELDNRWVIPYNSYLLAYFDCHINVEICSTIKAVKYLYEYVYKGHDKISFSIRSNSEQQVVDEIKAYQSGRWVSPPEAAWRIFSFYLYDMKPAVMPLQVHLPNMQSVCFNAAENLAHVAHNQSRAKTVLTEFFSYNATHPFEPKYCFPEFVEHHVWHSQSKSWNTRKRGTSIGRLAFVAPCEGERYFLRLLLAHVVGPCSFADRLTVDGHTCSTFHEATLKRGVVEPDDWIDRCLDDAVTVHMPHALRRLFATILFFLKPSNPAQMWDSLTEFYLLTCQSLASFLENIGRSLKEYGLEHLCGSEDILVQRTRYVIDALDAPIPEACNAARKQLNNEQRIAYKCIISHVKRKKPASNMPTSRTAHSRFKLPVDYGQSFTCNVGKQSSVASLIKESSLIIWDEASMARRENIESLDLLLRDLCLPDVPFGGKVVVSSGDFRQTVPIVPKKSQQEIIGYSLVHTCGLFSPDLN from the exons ATGCATGGCCCATGTGGAGTATTGGATCCCCAATGCTCTTGTATGATAATGCAAAATGGAAAGCCCCAATGCAAACATCACTACCCTAAGGAGCTCTCAGCTTTCACCACACATGCAGATGATGGTTATCCTATATACAGAAGACGCAATACAGGCGAGACTATCTGTGTTCGTAAAGTTGAGCTAGACAATCGTTGGGTTATTCCTTATAATTCGTATCTTCTTGCTTATTTTGATTGTCATATAAATGttgaaatttgttcaacaattAAGGCTGTTAAATATCTGTATGAATATGTATACAAAGGCCATGATAAGATTTCATTTAGTATTAGGTCTAATAGTGAGCAACAAGTGGTTGATGAGATTAAGGCATACCAATCCGGTAGATGGGTTTCGCCGCCGGAAGCTGCATGGAGAATATTCAGTTTTTACCTGTATGATATGAAACCAGCGGTTATGCCTTTACAGGTTCATTTGCCTAATATGCAGAGCGTTTGCTTTAACGCTGCGGAAAACCTTGCACATGTTGCACACAATCAAAGTAGAGCTAAGACTGTTTTGACAGAATTCTTTTCTTATAACGCGACACATCCTTTTGAACCTAAATATTGCTTTCCAGAGTTTGTTGAGCATCATGTTTGGCATTCACAAAGCAAAAGTTGGAACACACGAAAGCGAGGTACATCGATTGGTCGTCTTGCATTTGTTGCACCTTGCGAAGGTGAACGttattttttaagattgttGTTAGCACACGTAGTTGGTCCATGCTCTTTTGCTGATCGTCTCACAGTTGACGGCCACACATGTTCAACATTCCATGAAGCTACTTTGAAACGTGGTGTAGTTGAGCCTGATGATTGGATTGATCGATGCTTAGATGATGCAGTTACTGTTCACATGCCTCATGCTTTACGAAGGTTGTTTGCCACAATTCTTTTTTTCCTCAAACCGAGTAATCCTGCTCAAATGTGGGATAG CCTCACAGAATTTTATCTCTTAACTTGTCAATCACTTGCCTCTTTTTTGGAGAACATAGGAAGGAGTCTTAAAGAATATGGTTTAGAACACCTTTGTGGAAGCGAAGATATTTTGGTACAAAGAACAAGATATGTTATTGATGCTCTTGATGCTCCTATTCCAGAGGCATGTAATGCTGCAAGGAAACAActcaacaatgaacaacgaattgCATACAAGTGTATTATTTCTCACGTGAAAAGGAAAAAACCAG CTTCCAACATGCCTACTAGTCGTACGGCGCATTCTAGGTTTAAACTACCTGTTGATTATGGACAATCCTTTACGTGTAATGTCGGTAAGCAATCAAGTGTTGCTTCTCTTATTAAGGAAAGTTCACTGATCATATGGGATGAAGCTTCCATGGCTCGTAGAGAGAACATCGAGTCACTTGATTTGCTTTTACGAGATCTATGTTTACCTGATGTTCCCTTTGGTGGTAAGGTTGTTGTTTCTAGTGGTGACTTTCGTCAAACTGTTCCAATTGTTCCTAAGAAATCACAACAAGAAATAATTGGTTACAGCTTAGTTCACACTTGTGGCCTCTTTTCACCCGATTTGAACTAA
- the LOC130812729 gene encoding uncharacterized protein LOC130812729, with translation MFAFSSLGGSIDSRTYKSIYVFKLHGQLYHFVPDLIADDDKVPKLLQLYFYDAQYEKDLRSNLFPEIRPDVISLLMEIMDCNPYAQFFQSLRDINVHENTRIFLNKSSSLDQRVYNAPSSSEVAAIWIDDFPSDDSTSPYIAVCGKSNKSHRIYHYYGSYDPLQYPLLFPSGDCGWHQGIRKCCNGVRKSMCTCKYPISPLLAIGK, from the exons ATGTTTGCATTTAGTTCACTTGGAGGGTCTATTGATTCACGTACATACAAGAGTATCTATGTCTTTAAGCTTCATGGCCAGTTGTATCACTTTGTACCTGATTTGATAGCTGATGATGATAAGGTGCCTAAACTCTTACAGCTATACTTCTACGATGCTCAATATGAGAAAGATCTTCGTTCCAACTTATTCCCTGAAATTAGACCTGATGTGATTAGTTTGTTAATGGAAATCATGGATTGTAACCCATATGCACAATTCTTCCAATCTTTGCGTGATATAAATGTTCACGAGAATACAAGGATTTTCTTGAATAAGAGTTCGAGTTTAGATCAAAGGGTATATAATGCTCCCTCGTCTTCTGAAGTTGCTGCCATTTGGATTGATGATTTTCCATCTGATGATTCAACAAGTCCATATATAGCTGTTTGCGGAAAATCAAACAAGTCTCACCGTATCTATCATTATTATGGAAGTTACGATCCCTTACAATATCCATTATTGTTTCCTTCAGGCGATTGTGGTTGGCATCAGGGGATAAGAAAATGTTGTAATGGTGTTCGAAAATCTATGTGCACTTGTAAATACCCTATTAGTCCGCTATTG GCTATAGGTAAATGA
- the LOC130813377 gene encoding uncharacterized protein LOC130813377, producing the protein MELNYNSNSSNSSEDELNEYLLMDFIEENREVQAVEDAIRYFVNSTAERDRSHDLRQRKKRTYFLRDRESANERLVADYFCNQPLYDERQFQRRFRMRKHVFICIVDTLSVDDRFFQQHPDACKQQGATALQKCTTTIRMVAYRCAADQIDEYLKLGATTSKECLAHFVDGVIAQFSATYLRKSTLDDLQHLLREGEDRGFHGMIGSIDRMHWEWKNCPVGWKGMY; encoded by the coding sequence atggaATTGAACTATAATTCCAATTCTTCAAATTCAAGTGAGGATGAACTGAACGAGTATTTGTTAATGGATTTCATCGAAGAAAATCGTGAAGTGCAAGCAGTGGAGGATGCAATAAGATACTTTGTTAACTCCACTGCAGAAAGAGATAGAAGTCATGATCTACGTCAGCGAAAAAAGAGAACTTACTTTCTTAGAGATCGGGAATCAGCAAATGAACGTTTAGTTGCTGATTACTTTTGTAACCAACCATTATACGATGAGCGCCAATTTCAGCGTAGATTTCGCATGAGGAAACACGTATTCATTTGCATTGTAGATACCTTAAGTGTCGATGATCGTTTCTTCCAGCAACATCCAGATGCATGTAAGCAACAAGGTGCTACAGCTCTTCAAAAGTGCACAACAACTATAAGAATGGTAGCATATAGATGTGCAGCTGATCAAATCGACGAGTATTTGAAACTTGGTGCTACTACATCCAAGGAGTGTCTTGCTCATTTTGTTGATGGTGTGATAGCACAGTTTTCAGCCACATACCTTCGAAAATCGACACTTGACGATCTCCAACATCTCCTTAGAGAAGGGGAAGATAGAGGCTTTCATGGTATGATTGGAAGCATCGACCGCATGCATTGGGAATGGAAAAATTGTCCCGTTGGTTGGAAAGGAATGTATTAA